The genomic segment atttgatttttatatgtatacccATATgtgtaaaatttataaaacaaattatcctcattatatttattataagaatCGATActctcatatatatattctgcaaatgataaaaagaaagaatttCTCAAAGTTATTGAATTTCCATATATAtctaacatatatattaaattatctatatttttatttttattagtattgatataaatattattaattttattttctttttttttatttatattgtaatatatattatattcttccatatatgtattttctaaattaatataatatttatttaacaaaataataggagtaagtataaatatagcacctcttttttttaaagatattaaaattttcttttttataattttttgttttttcctcATTTCTAAATCATCTGTAAAAATTTTAGCATTTTGAAAAGTTGAaaaatcttctttttttaaaattttatcgGAATTCAAATATTCGAATTTATCAAATAGTGTACTAATTATGGTATGAACTTCTTCacaatttcttttattatctattaaattataaatatctgTAAAATCTTTTTCAAACGTAAAAAGTACACTTTCgtgtaataaattataagcACAACATCTTTCTTGTGGGTTAATAGCTAACAAACTTGATAGAAATTGaaactttttattatcagCTTTCATATATTCTGGATAAATACCTTTTAACAAATTTGATAAAGTAATAGATCTTTCCATAGAAGTCGAAAATGGTTCATGAaacatttcaaaaaaaacaacaccTAAGGAAAATATATCTGCCTTTTCATTAAATGGTTCTCCATTTAATTGTTCAGGTGAAATATAATGAATTGTTCCAGCTGATGGATTAATTTGTGTATCACCAATTCTTGTGGTCAAACCAAAATCTCCTATTTTGgcaattaaaatattatcagTTATTTGTAAAAAGATATTTGAAGGTTTAATATCTCTATGCATAATTTTCATATCatgtatatatgatataccttttaatatttgttttattaattcccatattaatttttcatttctacATATAAATCCACAATCAATAGCTTCTCGTAGAGTTTTACCTGGACAATATTCCAtcagtatatataaatatttatcatttacATTTGGatctttattctttttataatgattccaaaaatatttgatttcttctatatataaattttttactttttcactttttatattttcactttttatattttcactttttatattttcactttttatattttcactctttatattttcattttttatttttccacttattattttttcatttttcattttttcatttttcattttttcatttttaatttttattttaatatttttaaattcattttgtaattctttatataagaaaaaatctACATTTTCTTCCACCCAAGCATCATAATATCTTACAATATTTTCATGTTGCAACTTGGCAATCATTATGGCTTCTTCCATAATATAgctattattatctttttcatttatatgtttgttATTAGtttgtgtattatatttgCTATTGCTTAatcttataatttttaatgcataagttatattaaatttcttattttttactttcaTTACATAACCAAAACCACCACATCCTAATATTTTCTCTTCAAAAAAATCTCGATAATATCTTGAATTCATTTCGATAATTTCTTTACATATTTCATTACCTTTATTTGCTAACTGAACAGTTAAAggaatattatcatttacatTTCTATAGAAccgttttttctttttatcatcttgtatatatttttcatcttcTACTACTCTATTTTCTTTaccatgtttttttttccccatcttatttatattatcattcatatgatcatttatattttcttccaTTTGAATAAAATTTGATATTTCATCTTGTCGTTTGTCTATACTAAAGAAATGTTGTTTATCAATTTGTTCACTTATTTCTTCATctaatgaatataatgacACACTATCTTcaacattattattcttattattgttaatatGTTTACTTAATACTTCTTCTACGTTTTTTATATAGTCTTCCTTCATTTGTTcacttattatattattcgctctatcttttttatcttttacaATAATATTACTTTCGATGTTATCCTTTTGATTTTTGTTGTCTTCATGCTTATCAAAGTATTCTTCATATACATGTCCTTTGAGGTTGtgaaatatatcattttcctCTACATTaagtaatttattaatttttataagtgACGAATGTGCACTATTAAATTCATCATCActattatttaaatcatttttgttatcaaaaaaaattggtttcttcattttttgttcttGAATTTCATTCACCATTATATTTGTTACATCATTCGTAACTTGAACACTTTTATCatatagatttttttttttttttttttgttggtgatcatttattatattgtttagttttatgtttttattatcatttaaccAACATGGACATTTAAAAAagtttttatcatttattgtgttatacaaatataaaatactaTCTTTAAAATCCATTTTTTGTTcagtaatataatttattttattcatcattttaaaataatggCATTTATGCATATTAGATTTTTCAATACTATATTTACATTCCTTTTGATAGAAATCAATTGTAACATTAATATCTGCATATTtaaattcataataattattatatttattctttccATCTTCAATTTTTAAATGTACATTAAGTATacttatatcattttttgaaaaacTGCTATCTTCTAAAAACAATATGCTATTCGATTCTTCTTCATCCATAACTTTTCGAAGTAATCTaaaggtataaaaaaaaaaaaaaaaaaaaattgaatagtatgtaaataaatatatgtgtaaatttatacatatctttttttatacatttgttcttttatacatttatttagtTACATATATCTTTTCATTTCATATTACCCTTCTTGAATAATATCAATATCAATATTTCTGTTTATGGTCAGGATATATATATCgttcaatatattttcagCACATAGTGCTGTCTTGTCCTCACTTGTCATTTTGTAATTCtcttcatataatttatatatatatatatatattttttttgttaatatcttatcaattaatatgtatataacataaaagaatatacatataataaatatatatttttatacatacaaGAATACTTTTAACTATATAGAAATGAAATCCTTGGGGgacttttttattaatttcaaattcttatattttattataagatccatcttttttattaaaataacttaatatttaaaaaatgtttcATCTATTcctatattacattttttttttttttttattattattatttaattaaaatatattccttatatatattatattatattatattatattataattttttcattttttaatattaaacattgttacaataatattatatatatattatatatatatatatattttttttttttgctattaaataaataaatatttatttttcatttattttttagataaatcatataataacgaaaaaacagaaaaaaaaaaaaagaaaaaaaaaaaaacgggTTGTGCtcaaaaccaaaaaaaaaaaaaaaaaataatatattttaataaaataagaaaaaacaaaaaataataaaaaatagactattataaaatgtcaataaaattattaaaaaaaaaaagcataaaaatgaattaattattattattattatatatattatatatttattttaatttatatatatttcataaaatacataaaaacaattccttaaaatatatttcaaaaaaatttaaaacaataaatttttacattttatttatatataaacttaatataattataatgtgttcattattattattattatgtttatttttgtattatttttttttctatgcattatttcataaaatatatattgtatttttataggtccaatattttttcataaaaacaaaattcataaaatatacattttttttttttttttttttttttgtatcaactatgattaaaatttaaagttatagtatttatttttttaaaaaccaaaaaaaaaaaaaaaataataataaaataaatatataatattacattatatatatataataatattcttttttttttcttattttttataataaaaagatataactatataaatggctttttttttttttcctttttctttttttttttttttttttttttgcatatatatttatttacgtcaaaataaatgaaatacgaattataaataataaaatatatttattaaatatattatcctttttttgaaaatacatttataatatatatgtatatattttatatatataatatgaagacccctatacaatatattagagaataattaaatatacatttaataatataataaaatttatatatttttatataatcttctattattcataattattatgtttgAAATTGTTTAAtcctttataatattaaattccAATAAcgcatgttatatatattatataatttttgtatataaaataatattcataatattatacaaatatggaaatataaaattttagaGAAAAATAAGAAGTATatggaataatatatttatatacttttttaaaaatgcaatatacatttatatatacatataattattcaaacatttgtacaaaatatattataaatgtatatttaaatttatgtatatgtatgtatgtatatattataacaaaaataacaaaataaataaataaatatatatatatgtatatatatatatatatatatatatatatatatatagggaCATGGTATATTCGATTATTTTAAGtacatgtatatttattttttaatttcttctttaaATCAAAAACAAGGTCTTTTTTCCcacatttaaaaagaaaaaatttgcaatttatgaaaaatatgtagATTAAGAcgtatttaaaatatttcactgtatatatatatatatatatatatatatatatataggtatgtatttatttatatttattcttaaaagatgaaaaacatttattgttttaaattatatatatttactttttaaatatgcTCATCACCTAAAACTATTaacaaaataagaaatagacattatgaaaatataaaaatatatatatttttttctcctttcctatttttatattttagtctttttttaaataaatcacATTATCTGcacatattcatattattaaaaaatgtgtaattttttttttcatatttcaaATGAGAAACtattaaaaggaaatatttcaatatatatattatatatataataataatataaatttaaatatattttttaatatatataataaaatatatcttttcataattcaaaatatattaattatccATTAAACTTAATAAAGTTtactatttataaaatacattttctctatattattttcttcaaaaaaaaaaaaaaaaaaaaaaaaaaatgatagaagaagaaaataatacagTACACATGGGTTTAAATACAAAAGtatgataaaatatgaaaataagagaataatattttgtatatattatatatatatatatatatatatatatatatatatatatatacatttatacattttttttttttttttttttttttttttttttttttttttttcttcttttttttttatgtgtgttttataaaaaaaaaaaaaagctagATGAACTAGAAAGATTAGTTAAAAATTTACCTAACGAATTTAACGAAAAATTGTCAAAATGTAATAACAATTTGACTTCAACCTTTTCTCAAGAATTTtatgaagaaaagaaaagagcAATTActgatattttaaataaggaaaaaaagaaagccTATGACGATATTGAAAATATCAAAAATTATgttcttaaaaatataaatataataaatgaaaaaaatgaaggcATAAGAAAACAAACcgatattttaaataatgagaGAAAACAAAATTTAACTTGTATTATTGACttggaaaataaaattgaaaatattaaaagaattataatgtaaatgaattcttttttttttttttttagaaacaAAATTTAGAGAaactattatattttttatgtgtaactttaatatatatatatatattgtacaaagattaatatataaatatatattatataatcctatatatatatatatatatatatacatatatatgttccattttatgatatacaaaaaatataaaattcatatcatattaaaaaatatatatatatataataatctcatatatatttatattccatTTTAAatagatatacatatatatatatatatatatatatttttgagatttttgtataatatcaCAAATATGTTTGTAAATAAAGAAAGTAAATGTAttttagaaaaataaaataaaatgaatgataTTATGtgtgaagaaaataaaataaaatgtaagaATATAGTTTCAATTTATACTATTCGTATGTATTTAAATGGTTTTATAATTGGTTATATTTTTCGAgatgatatttataataaatattataagcaTAAGAAAAGCAATATCTtctttcattatattaaacaaaatatattagatatCAATAAAAATTTACACCTAAAAAATTTAGTTTATATACCTAAGGCTTATTCATTTGAAACATATATCAGTAAAAGATTAAATTGTAATAAGAACCGTCATTTAGTTGGTAGTACTACAAAAACTTCTAGATTATATATCTTGAATAAAAATTTGCAAGTATCAAATTTTGTGGGTTTCAGATTATCCTTTTGGACATGtatcataattaaaaaaatcaaGAAATAGATGATGttattacacatatatattatgtaattttatgaatattataagacatattatttttgtttttctctTCAGGTTTTTGTACATATAGCTGTTGGCaattgaataatatattagagAACAACATTTTATCCCCTATTATATCAGGTTGTGTGGCATCAGCATTTAGGTAAAAGCTAAACAATATGAAGTGcccatacatacatacatacaaacatacatacatatatat from the Plasmodium falciparum 3D7 genome assembly, chromosome: 14 genome contains:
- a CDS encoding eukaryotic translation initiation factor 2-alpha kinase 1 yields the protein MTSEDKTALCAENILNDIYILTINRNIDIDIIQEGLLRKVMDEEESNSILFLEDSSFSKNDISILNVHLKIEDGKNKYNNYYEFKYADINVTIDFYQKECKYSIEKSNMHKCHYFKMMNKINYITEQKMDFKDSILYLYNTINDKNFFKCPCWLNDNKNIKLNNIINDHQQKKKKKNLYDKSVQVTNDVTNIMVNEIQEQKMKKPIFFDNKNDLNNSDDEFNSAHSSLIKINKLLNVEENDIFHNLKGHVYEEYFDKHEDNKNQKDNIESNIIVKDKKDRANNIISEQMKEDYIKNVEEVLSKHINNNKNNNVEDSVSLYSLDEEISEQIDKQHFFSIDKRQDEISNFIQMEENINDHMNDNINKMGKKKHGKENRVVEDEKYIQDDKKKKRFYRNVNDNIPLTVQLANKGNEICKEIIEMNSRYYRDFFEEKILGCGGFGYVMKVKNKKFNITYALKIIRLSNSKYNTQTNNKHINEKDNNSYIMEEAIMIAKLQHENIVRYYDAWVEENVDFFLYKELQNEFKNIKIKIKNEKMKNEKMKNEKIISGKIKNENIKSENIKSENIKSENIKSENIKSEKVKNLYIEEIKYFWNHYKKNKDPNVNDKYLYILMEYCPGKTLREAIDCGFICRNEKLIWELIKQILKGISYIHDMKIMHRDIKPSNIFLQITDNILIAKIGDFGLTTRIGDTQINPSAGTIHYISPEQLNGEPFNEKADIFSLGVVFFEMFHEPFSTSMERSITLSNLLKGIYPEYMKADNKKFQFLSSLLAINPQERCCAYNLLHESVLFTFEKDFTDIYNLIDNKRNCEEVHTIISTLFDKFEYLNSDKILKKEDFSTFQNAKIFTDDLEMRKKQKIIKKKILISLKKRGAIFILTPIILLNKYYINLENTYMEEYNIYYNINKKKENKINNIYINTNKNKNIDNLIYMLDIYGNSITLRNSFFLSFAEYIYESIDSYNKYNEDNLFYKFYTYGYTYKNQIIKSNKHIKKDTINNNINTTINITTTTCNTTTGTSTNNNNNNNNNNMGNNNIGNNMGNNVSNIISNNNINNHMISNNPFYFYNIYPDENEKMFYCILSSSKNVFGNEELNYLSIFSNADIMVSIYTLYNHINYFNKLLFVWSYIDLLEIILKECLDIPNDISYHLSIDLKKNSTLLVNKSFVMSLLQKYKIKDMSKISDHILSLFYIKCESNKVDDYLNNIYNFVDDLLNKKSSLQLKRNTSITPKEVPYVRSRSNNISTSASKIIKYDIQKNVGTKEKGNQNDNEKKKMQIYSILDRIKKINNFICTNTVINNTCFDLFLNYEESIFCNEVIFYVICESKNKEIIAYGGRFDEIIRNMANEVKYKNHANYKYVYNNIKDIYNNNNNNNNNDNNIMNIKAYGVEIYLDKIYSKVIESNEKISIHLQYNPSTDKSQLFKNFVTSCQQNDFACTSHIIQQPLLNDDYLNYSSTKILIQVYEISNLLIAYDLSKKLLTKNISSYTHLSINNVNIKKKIKNFKPHKIQFFITIKSNNTDNSFDALKPINFDNVVYKIVNYDDQDCNFMDQAELINYLIKYF
- a CDS encoding shikimate dehydrogenase, putative — translated: MNDIMCEENKIKCKNIVSIYTIRMYLNGFIIGYIFRDDIYNKYYKHKKSNIFFHYIKQNILDINKNLHLKNLVYIPKAYSFETYISKRLNCNKNRHLVGSTTKTSRLYILNKNLQVSNFVGFRLSFWTCFCTYSCWQLNNILENNILSPIISGCVASAFSKGIFRESKKSLIPCWMGCMLSYIIFT